The Geothrix sp. genome window below encodes:
- a CDS encoding WYL domain-containing protein: protein MARTAHRKALESPRPDGGHLVKPERLQAVLEAVRDSGDRGITKAGLARKLGGTAMRTVDRAIALLEEQGARFGKAREGRPAVIHFTLEKAPDWDSKITPHARMALEVALMALEGTATELWYDQLEGLRTLADSHLSTRDRDLFRALQEHVCVRGSADDQQALDTRMLTQVLLALGHPDGPRELELTYRAASTGRTSARTVIPFTLTHDVFSGGAFLLAWDPAKQEPRHFRLARIEEARASAKRGLIPDKRPLEQARDLQIGGWFSPGTPFQVRVRIGGSNWPQALLDAPPALPGVEVRKEKGGTVLLSFMATDFQGPTRFVLQVGAEAEVLDPKPLRTHLAATLKAMAARYR, encoded by the coding sequence ATGGCTCGGACTGCGCACCGCAAGGCCCTCGAATCGCCCCGTCCCGATGGCGGCCATCTGGTGAAGCCCGAGCGACTCCAGGCGGTGCTGGAGGCCGTCCGCGACTCTGGGGACCGCGGCATCACCAAGGCGGGGCTCGCGCGGAAGCTGGGCGGCACGGCCATGCGCACCGTGGACCGCGCCATCGCCTTGCTGGAGGAGCAGGGGGCCCGCTTCGGCAAGGCGCGCGAGGGTCGGCCTGCCGTCATCCACTTCACCCTGGAGAAGGCACCGGACTGGGACAGCAAGATCACCCCCCACGCCCGCATGGCGCTGGAGGTCGCCCTCATGGCCCTGGAGGGCACCGCCACCGAGCTGTGGTACGACCAGCTGGAAGGCCTGCGCACCCTGGCCGACAGCCACCTGAGCACCCGCGACCGCGACCTGTTCCGTGCCCTGCAGGAGCATGTCTGCGTGCGCGGCAGCGCCGACGACCAGCAGGCCCTCGACACCCGGATGCTCACCCAGGTGCTTCTGGCGCTTGGCCATCCCGATGGACCGCGCGAGCTCGAGCTCACCTACCGCGCCGCCTCCACGGGCCGCACCAGCGCCCGCACCGTGATCCCCTTCACCCTCACCCACGATGTCTTCTCCGGCGGCGCCTTCCTGCTGGCCTGGGACCCCGCCAAGCAGGAGCCCCGCCACTTCCGGCTGGCCCGCATCGAGGAGGCCAGGGCCTCGGCGAAGCGCGGCCTCATCCCCGACAAGCGCCCCCTGGAGCAGGCGCGGGACCTCCAGATCGGCGGCTGGTTCAGCCCCGGCACCCCCTTCCAGGTCCGGGTGCGGATCGGTGGCTCCAACTGGCCCCAGGCCCTCCTGGACGCGCCCCCTGCCCTGCCTGGCGTCGAGGTCCGCAAAGAGAAGGGCGGCACCGTGCTGCTGAGCTTCATGGCCACCGACTTCCAGGGGCCCACCCGCTTCGTGCTGCAGGTGGGAGCCGAGGCCGAAGTTCTCGACCCCAAGCCATTGCGCACCCATCTGGCCGCCACCCTGAAGGCCATGGCCGCACGGTACCGATAG
- a CDS encoding DUF4382 domain-containing protein, translated as MRPAFRSLSLAALPLSLGALALGLACSGGSSGGSAATPASTPMGAASIILTDAPSDQWSAIEVVVTRVTLLNKTDHSKEVVAFQGATAKINLVDLDSVGELLATAQIPVGTYDALRITIDPASVNLVKADGSSVPSNLVRVAGSTVQVGLSSDLVVTASGNNAVQLDFDLGHPLFLVPLPDGSWVMNLQVKHRPNANGMMGMAQMAFRHRRGTIASVGASSFVLHTDSGNDLTVNVDAGSWFFDADAKAVGSLAGLAPGKNALVSLRMQADGSLWAVRVWYGANALPGWTPEGHVYGVDQAMGRLLVSTNASTPRAIAIDADTAFTFRTSQTLGTGPAALANLWTGFKVQVEVKDPLQVPMHAKSVNIQRAVDGGVIKAATATSFTYQHLLAGDRMHAYANAFSWWYLGFPGATSGSSGAFAAAVTGAGDVRVQGVSDLVWNGGTSAWDASNAIFLPVALPQGAISTSYSGGQMGFTFTNSTVATQTISVSLNTVVGAQPVVLEVVNQAGTVTVLPLDASTWGAKLVSPAKARVAVVPKPDGSFAAYAVVVFTGF; from the coding sequence ATGCGTCCCGCGTTCCGAAGTCTTTCCCTGGCGGCGCTTCCCCTCAGCCTAGGCGCCTTGGCGCTTGGTCTGGCCTGCAGCGGCGGTTCTTCTGGTGGCTCCGCCGCGACTCCGGCCTCCACCCCCATGGGCGCCGCCTCGATCATCCTCACGGACGCCCCCTCGGACCAGTGGTCGGCCATCGAGGTGGTCGTCACCAGGGTGACCTTGCTGAACAAGACCGACCATAGCAAGGAAGTCGTGGCCTTCCAGGGTGCCACCGCCAAGATCAACCTCGTGGATCTCGACAGCGTGGGCGAGTTGCTCGCCACGGCTCAGATCCCCGTGGGCACCTATGACGCCTTGCGCATCACGATCGATCCCGCCAGCGTGAACCTGGTGAAGGCCGACGGCAGCTCCGTGCCCAGCAACCTGGTGCGCGTAGCGGGTTCCACAGTGCAGGTGGGGTTGAGCTCGGACCTGGTGGTGACAGCCAGTGGCAACAATGCCGTGCAGCTGGACTTCGACCTCGGGCATCCGCTGTTCCTGGTGCCGCTGCCGGACGGCTCCTGGGTCATGAACCTCCAGGTGAAGCACCGCCCCAACGCCAACGGCATGATGGGCATGGCTCAGATGGCTTTCCGCCACCGCCGCGGCACCATCGCCTCCGTGGGCGCCTCGAGCTTCGTTCTGCACACCGACAGTGGGAACGATCTCACGGTGAATGTGGATGCGGGCAGCTGGTTCTTCGATGCGGATGCCAAGGCCGTGGGCAGCTTGGCAGGCCTGGCCCCAGGCAAGAACGCGCTGGTGTCACTGCGCATGCAAGCCGACGGCAGCCTCTGGGCCGTGCGCGTGTGGTACGGCGCCAACGCCCTGCCGGGCTGGACGCCCGAAGGCCATGTCTATGGCGTGGATCAGGCCATGGGTCGCCTGCTGGTCAGCACCAATGCCAGCACCCCCCGGGCCATTGCCATTGATGCGGATACCGCCTTCACCTTCCGCACGAGCCAGACCCTTGGCACAGGCCCGGCGGCCCTCGCCAACCTGTGGACGGGTTTCAAGGTGCAGGTCGAAGTGAAGGACCCGCTCCAGGTGCCCATGCATGCCAAATCGGTGAACATCCAGCGGGCGGTGGACGGAGGCGTGATCAAGGCGGCCACCGCCACCTCCTTCACCTACCAGCATTTGCTGGCCGGCGATCGAATGCATGCCTACGCCAATGCCTTCTCCTGGTGGTATCTCGGCTTCCCCGGCGCGACCTCCGGGAGCAGCGGCGCCTTCGCGGCCGCTGTCACCGGTGCGGGTGATGTGCGCGTGCAGGGCGTGAGCGACCTGGTGTGGAACGGCGGCACCAGCGCCTGGGATGCCAGCAACGCCATCTTCCTGCCCGTGGCCCTGCCCCAGGGCGCCATCAGCACCTCGTACAGCGGCGGCCAGATGGGGTTCACCTTCACCAATTCCACTGTGGCCACCCAGACCATCTCGGTCAGCCTGAACACCGTCGTGGGGGCCCAACCGGTGGTGTTGGAAGTGGTCAACCAGGCCGGTACGGTCACGGTCCTGCCCCTCGATGCCAGCACCTGGGGCGCCAAGCTCGTCAGTCCCGCCAAGGCCCGCGTGGCCGTCGTGCCCAAACCCGATGGAAGCTTCGCCGCCTACGCGGTGGTGGTGTTCACCGGGTTCTGA
- a CDS encoding TolC family protein yields the protein MRPFLLGAMPCLLLAQAPPLSFDDILQRARTSPGQFRVEALLAERHRALSGTQGFLREGPSLGYSAGPRTNPAAPTTTDQSVDLDLPLFLSPATRHRLEEALGQAHPALREAAKIETGFRLRQAYLDAWLAERLLQLREADLTTVQAWLKAAQARLEAGAEPGFQASLVEGEVLRTQADLDESRRQRLNAWAGLRAMADVPRSPVPLADPGDAQILPADGLQARFEAGALRQAIQSRLNLEQQALRHQEALAGSRWSLRGSYAKEGEERIGKIGLAYRFSRPGEGRAIHRETEATLQAAKRELEIVLLELDARFQSAWTRLQTAPPPTRFKGFDRSLMAVSLRLSEGKERPSEALPIRRQLLEAQAASYRRLQAAHLLSAELQALTSEVNP from the coding sequence ATGCGACCCTTTCTCCTGGGGGCGATGCCCTGCCTGCTCTTGGCACAGGCGCCGCCCCTCTCTTTTGACGACATCCTTCAGCGGGCCCGGACCAGCCCTGGACAATTCCGGGTGGAAGCCCTGCTGGCCGAACGCCACCGGGCGCTGAGCGGCACCCAGGGATTCCTCCGCGAAGGCCCCTCCCTGGGCTACTCCGCAGGCCCCCGTACCAACCCGGCCGCGCCCACGACGACGGACCAGTCCGTGGACTTGGACCTGCCGCTGTTCCTGTCACCCGCCACCCGGCATCGTCTCGAAGAGGCCCTCGGGCAGGCACACCCAGCCCTGCGGGAGGCCGCCAAGATCGAGACGGGGTTCCGCCTCCGCCAGGCCTACCTGGACGCCTGGCTGGCCGAGCGCCTCCTGCAACTCCGAGAAGCGGACCTCACCACGGTCCAGGCCTGGCTCAAGGCCGCCCAGGCGCGGCTGGAGGCCGGGGCGGAGCCTGGATTCCAGGCCAGTCTCGTGGAGGGCGAAGTGCTTCGCACCCAGGCGGATCTGGATGAATCGCGGAGACAGAGGCTGAATGCCTGGGCGGGTCTCCGGGCGATGGCGGATGTTCCGAGGTCCCCCGTCCCCCTCGCCGATCCTGGCGATGCGCAGATCCTCCCTGCCGATGGGCTCCAGGCCAGGTTCGAGGCCGGCGCCCTGCGTCAAGCGATCCAGAGCCGCCTGAACCTGGAGCAACAAGCCCTGCGACACCAGGAAGCCCTGGCCGGCAGCCGTTGGAGCCTCCGGGGCAGCTACGCCAAGGAGGGTGAAGAGCGCATCGGCAAGATCGGTCTGGCCTACCGCTTTTCCCGCCCGGGGGAAGGTCGGGCCATTCATCGCGAAACGGAGGCCACCCTCCAGGCCGCCAAGCGAGAGCTGGAGATCGTCCTCCTGGAGCTGGATGCCCGTTTCCAGTCAGCGTGGACGCGGCTCCAGACGGCCCCGCCGCCCACCCGTTTCAAAGGCTTCGACCGGTCTCTCATGGCCGTGAGCCTGCGCCTCAGCGAAGGCAAGGAGCGTCCCTCCGAGGCGCTCCCCATCCGGCGCCAGCTCCTGGAGGCCCAAGCCGCTTCCTACCGGCGTCTTCAAGCCGCCCACCTTCTGTCTGCCGAGCTCCAGGCCCTTACATCCGAGGTGAACCCATGA
- a CDS encoding efflux RND transporter periplasmic adaptor subunit, with amino-acid sequence MNPVIRHSLLTLALVATGACERKAAPTEAKASHQVEGVHDDEGAHLPLKDIRGLRFLVVSEPKAEGAWYPAEAIGDESAQAILSSPVKGIVSAIQVAPGQRVGAGAGLFTLQSPELARLKADWLSTRAKRDRAEGELAREQRLYEAQAGSRRDLEAAKSEAATARADEEAARLALDARGLNPETAGAVMTVKAPRAGSVTAYKIQPGQGIEAGQELGRFQSAFAAIVQLELPLPAPDNWQPGTVTEARKGDGQRWKARLEGTPMTLTTDTRRLSYRLRLLGNPLPIPGTPLEVHVPLAKTVVLPQSALQQVEGTWGVFVKTGEEAEFRPVRRGPELGTDVMVLEGLKPGETVVGEGAYLLKSLQIKRKSGGEDHDH; translated from the coding sequence ATGAACCCCGTCATCCGACATTCCCTGCTGACACTCGCGCTGGTAGCCACAGGGGCCTGCGAACGCAAGGCCGCACCGACCGAGGCCAAGGCATCCCATCAGGTGGAGGGCGTCCACGACGACGAGGGGGCCCACCTCCCCCTGAAGGACATCCGGGGTCTCCGCTTCCTGGTGGTTTCCGAGCCCAAGGCCGAGGGCGCCTGGTATCCCGCCGAGGCCATCGGTGACGAATCCGCCCAGGCCATCCTCAGCAGTCCGGTGAAGGGCATCGTCTCGGCCATCCAGGTTGCTCCCGGTCAGCGCGTCGGTGCAGGGGCCGGGTTGTTCACGCTCCAGAGCCCCGAGCTGGCGCGCCTGAAGGCGGACTGGCTGTCCACCCGGGCCAAGCGCGACCGCGCCGAAGGCGAACTGGCCCGGGAACAGCGGCTCTACGAAGCCCAGGCCGGGTCCCGCCGCGACCTGGAAGCCGCCAAGAGCGAAGCGGCCACGGCGCGGGCTGACGAGGAAGCCGCCCGGCTCGCCCTGGACGCCCGGGGACTGAATCCCGAGACGGCGGGTGCCGTGATGACCGTGAAGGCGCCGAGGGCGGGCTCCGTCACGGCCTACAAGATCCAGCCGGGTCAGGGCATCGAGGCCGGCCAGGAATTGGGCCGCTTCCAATCGGCCTTCGCCGCCATCGTGCAGCTGGAACTGCCCCTCCCCGCGCCCGACAACTGGCAACCCGGCACCGTGACGGAGGCCCGGAAGGGCGACGGCCAGCGGTGGAAGGCCCGCCTGGAGGGCACGCCCATGACCCTCACCACGGACACGCGGCGGCTGAGCTATCGCCTGCGCTTGCTGGGCAACCCTCTGCCGATCCCCGGCACACCGCTGGAGGTCCATGTCCCCCTGGCGAAGACGGTCGTGCTTCCTCAGAGCGCCCTGCAACAGGTGGAAGGCACCTGGGGGGTCTTTGTGAAGACAGGGGAGGAGGCCGAGTTCCGTCCTGTGCGCCGAGGCCCTGAGCTGGGTACCGATGTGATGGTGCTCGAGGGCCTGAAACCTGGCGAGACCGTGGTGGGCGAGGGTGCCTACCTGCTGAAGTCGCTCCAGATCAAGCGCAAGAGCGGGGGAGAAGACCATGACCATTGA
- a CDS encoding efflux RND transporter permease subunit: MTIDGSSSQHRSPIRRWFDWMLPRKGWVFALAMVWGIAGLASFVTLKRDLFPDLTLPSLNLLIQSPGRAATELELTVAQPVEQAIGGLPGVKRVVSTVQAEVVQVVVSFEGGTDPWRARQLVAERLAGIVGNFPEGTRAPLVSSAAGRLQEIMEIVLEGPTTDPMKLRDHTEKVLIPRLQAVPGVARVERLGGEERQLQVIVQPERMRLQGVSLTQILEAMDGTHQDSAAGVMEIQDKGWFITVGSLAAQPEAVKKLRLKTPRGTVLLGDVAEVREGAGFRRGLARHQGHEDVSLRVVRQPTAETMTVSRETRKALDELRQSLPEGMELTLMYDQGGLVTHALNGVTLALLLGGLFVALVLVLLLGNLRAALIVIAVLPLATLGAAIPLNAAGMGLNAMTLGGLAIAVGLLVDAAVIMVENLAHRLHEHKDHLEPRRVALTRAAAEVGVPILTAVLVILAVFIPLLAIGGLAGRLYAPLAVAIAAAMTLSLVLSFTLVPALVERFLPPGSLLEEPRLVVALKRLYRPALEWAMGHGAMVRVLALGLTIPSLWLALHLGSNFLPNLDEGALLLNSILPAETSLAAVDEANFQLEQKLVKLPGVSSVYRRTGRSELTEDPMPHTISDVLVVLDGTRRTPEIQKEVAAMADGLPYPVELTTPMQMRIAEGIGGTPADIQVKFFHPDLAALQARLPALQEVLGKVPGVASITPEGAGVLPKWTVVPDEDALRRLDVPRTLIVKTLKTALQGIETSPRFEGPQRIERVVRFPDDGRTSPETLKRLPLVLDDGRVVDLGQVARFEEATTPSLIRRESAQRRLALNVRTTGDLGGTADRLELALKGLNLPKGTVVKLGGKIEDARETQKRLMVAIGTALALVVGLLYLALGRWREVAVVVLTLPDAFAGGLFALWLAGETWNISSIVGMIGLFGVAVQNSLVLISQAKHLVAAGKPFHEALKEASLGRVRPKLMTAGSAILGLMPMLLGLGGSELERPLAIVMVGGLITSTLFTLLALPSFYAWVGNPGPENGPPD, from the coding sequence ATGACCATTGATGGTTCATCCTCCCAACATCGTTCCCCCATCCGGCGCTGGTTCGACTGGATGCTCCCGCGCAAGGGCTGGGTGTTCGCGCTGGCCATGGTGTGGGGGATCGCTGGCCTCGCCAGCTTCGTCACCCTGAAGCGCGACCTCTTCCCCGATCTCACCCTCCCCAGCCTCAACCTCCTCATCCAGAGTCCGGGACGCGCTGCCACGGAGCTGGAATTGACCGTGGCCCAGCCGGTAGAGCAGGCCATCGGCGGCCTTCCCGGTGTCAAGCGCGTGGTGAGCACCGTGCAGGCCGAAGTGGTCCAGGTCGTGGTGTCCTTCGAAGGTGGCACCGACCCCTGGCGGGCCCGACAGCTCGTGGCCGAACGCCTCGCGGGCATCGTCGGCAACTTCCCCGAGGGGACCCGGGCCCCGCTCGTCTCCAGCGCCGCCGGGCGCCTCCAGGAGATCATGGAGATCGTGCTGGAGGGCCCGACCACGGATCCCATGAAGCTGCGGGATCACACGGAGAAGGTGCTCATCCCCCGGCTTCAGGCCGTCCCCGGCGTCGCCCGCGTCGAGCGGCTGGGAGGCGAGGAGCGCCAGCTCCAGGTCATCGTCCAGCCCGAGCGGATGCGACTCCAGGGGGTGAGCCTGACCCAGATCCTTGAAGCCATGGATGGCACCCACCAGGACAGCGCCGCCGGGGTGATGGAGATCCAGGACAAAGGCTGGTTCATCACCGTGGGCAGCCTCGCGGCCCAGCCCGAGGCCGTGAAGAAGCTCCGCCTGAAGACACCTCGGGGGACGGTTCTCCTGGGCGATGTCGCCGAAGTCCGCGAAGGCGCGGGTTTCCGGCGAGGACTCGCCCGTCACCAGGGCCACGAGGATGTAAGCCTCCGGGTGGTCCGGCAACCCACGGCGGAAACCATGACCGTCTCTCGTGAGACGCGGAAGGCTCTGGATGAACTGCGCCAGAGCTTGCCCGAAGGTATGGAACTGACTCTGATGTACGACCAGGGGGGGCTCGTCACCCACGCCTTGAACGGCGTGACCCTGGCGCTCCTGCTCGGTGGGCTCTTCGTCGCCCTGGTGCTGGTGCTCCTGCTGGGGAATCTCCGGGCGGCCCTGATCGTCATCGCCGTGCTGCCCTTGGCGACGCTTGGGGCGGCGATTCCCCTGAACGCCGCCGGCATGGGGCTCAACGCCATGACCCTGGGCGGCCTCGCCATCGCCGTGGGCCTGCTGGTGGATGCCGCCGTGATCATGGTGGAGAACCTCGCGCATCGCCTCCACGAGCACAAGGATCATCTGGAACCCCGGCGGGTCGCCCTCACCCGCGCCGCGGCCGAGGTGGGCGTTCCCATCCTCACGGCGGTGCTGGTCATCCTGGCCGTCTTCATCCCCTTGCTGGCCATCGGGGGCCTCGCGGGCAGGCTCTATGCGCCCTTGGCCGTGGCCATCGCGGCAGCCATGACCCTCAGCCTGGTGCTCAGTTTCACCTTGGTGCCCGCCCTCGTGGAGCGGTTCCTCCCCCCGGGCTCCCTGCTCGAAGAACCCCGGCTGGTGGTCGCCTTGAAGCGCCTCTACCGCCCGGCCCTCGAATGGGCCATGGGCCATGGCGCCATGGTGCGGGTGCTGGCCCTGGGCCTGACCATCCCCAGCCTATGGCTGGCCTTGCATCTGGGGAGCAACTTCCTGCCCAACCTGGATGAAGGGGCTCTCCTCCTCAACAGCATCCTGCCGGCGGAAACCAGTCTTGCCGCCGTGGACGAGGCCAACTTCCAACTCGAACAGAAGCTCGTGAAGCTTCCTGGTGTCTCGTCTGTCTATCGACGCACGGGCCGTTCTGAACTCACCGAGGACCCCATGCCCCACACGATCTCAGATGTGCTGGTGGTGTTGGACGGCACGCGCCGGACGCCCGAGATCCAGAAGGAAGTGGCCGCGATGGCGGATGGGCTGCCCTATCCGGTGGAGTTGACCACGCCCATGCAGATGCGCATCGCCGAGGGCATCGGAGGCACGCCGGCGGACATCCAGGTGAAGTTCTTCCACCCGGACCTGGCCGCCCTGCAGGCTCGGCTACCCGCCCTCCAGGAGGTGCTGGGGAAGGTGCCCGGCGTGGCGTCCATCACCCCCGAAGGCGCCGGTGTCCTGCCAAAGTGGACCGTGGTGCCCGATGAGGATGCCCTGCGTCGTCTCGATGTGCCTCGGACGCTCATCGTGAAGACCTTGAAAACAGCCCTTCAGGGCATTGAGACCTCGCCCCGCTTCGAGGGCCCCCAGCGCATCGAGCGGGTGGTGCGCTTTCCCGACGATGGTCGCACCAGTCCCGAGACCCTCAAGCGTCTGCCCCTGGTGCTGGATGATGGCCGGGTGGTGGACCTGGGCCAGGTGGCCCGTTTCGAGGAGGCCACCACGCCAAGCCTGATCCGGCGTGAATCCGCTCAGCGGCGCCTGGCCCTGAATGTCCGCACCACGGGCGACCTCGGCGGCACCGCGGATCGCCTGGAGCTGGCCCTCAAGGGGCTGAACCTGCCGAAGGGCACCGTGGTGAAGCTGGGCGGCAAGATCGAGGACGCCCGGGAGACCCAGAAGCGACTGATGGTGGCCATCGGAACCGCCCTGGCCCTCGTGGTCGGCCTGCTCTACCTGGCCCTGGGGCGCTGGCGCGAAGTGGCGGTCGTCGTGCTGACCCTCCCCGATGCCTTCGCCGGGGGGCTCTTCGCCCTCTGGCTCGCGGGGGAAACCTGGAACATCAGTTCCATCGTCGGCATGATCGGACTTTTTGGCGTGGCCGTGCAGAACAGCCTCGTGCTCATCTCCCAGGCCAAGCACCTGGTGGCTGCCGGGAAGCCGTTTCACGAGGCCCTCAAGGAGGCCAGCCTCGGTCGCGTCCGCCCCAAGCTCATGACCGCGGGAAGCGCCATCCTCGGCCTCATGCCCATGCTGCTCGGGCTTGGCGGCAGTGAGTTGGAACGCCCCCTGGCCATCGTCATGGTGGGCGGACTCATCACGAGTACGCTCTTCACCCTGCTGGCGTTGCCGAGCTTCTATGCTTGGGTGGGGAACCCGGGGCCGGAGAACGGTCCTCCGGATTGA
- a CDS encoding class I SAM-dependent methyltransferase: MPPRLGPIEAPPALDLLGPLGPEIARLFTRPFLVLHRASGLYTARTCLLLLMDLGWEARLRGGTTLDALCEGLPAQARKPLAWMLPFLASEGLLQRTGERFTLAGEPDLDLAGLREQVEAEAPGHGSNFDLLDGVRSHIQPFFTEGKSGDSLLFDLALFPLWLAYFRNGNLGYFPNNWLTLLALREGLPEGARILELGAGAGSFAQLVAQTGAEAGWLGRIADYRFTDVAPTFLRRAQRDLKSVAPGLPVSFQALDMNRPLGDQGIEAASLDAIVGINVLHVAQDLEATLRDLRGRLKPGGRLVLGECLKPTLDAPLYLEFFFSFIKSFTEVKLDPRWRPRHGFLTPEAWREALGHAGFSRVECIPPPRPLMDQHPSFTVGAMSAFA, from the coding sequence ATGCCCCCGCGCCTCGGCCCCATCGAGGCGCCGCCGGCCCTCGACCTGCTCGGGCCCCTCGGTCCCGAGATCGCCCGCCTGTTCACCCGGCCCTTCCTGGTGCTCCACCGGGCCTCGGGTCTGTACACCGCCCGAACCTGCCTGCTGCTGCTCATGGACCTGGGCTGGGAGGCCCGGCTACGCGGTGGCACCACCCTCGACGCGCTCTGCGAGGGGCTCCCCGCCCAGGCCCGCAAGCCCCTGGCCTGGATGCTCCCCTTCCTCGCCTCGGAGGGCCTGCTGCAACGGACTGGCGAGCGCTTCACGCTGGCGGGCGAACCCGACCTGGACCTCGCCGGCCTCCGGGAGCAGGTGGAAGCCGAGGCCCCTGGCCACGGGTCCAACTTCGACCTGCTGGACGGCGTGCGTTCCCACATCCAGCCCTTCTTCACCGAAGGGAAGAGCGGTGACAGCCTCCTGTTCGACCTGGCCCTGTTCCCCCTCTGGCTCGCCTACTTCCGCAATGGCAACCTGGGATACTTCCCCAACAACTGGCTCACCCTGCTGGCCCTCCGCGAGGGGCTCCCGGAAGGCGCGCGAATCCTGGAGCTGGGGGCCGGCGCCGGATCTTTCGCCCAGCTCGTCGCCCAGACGGGGGCCGAAGCGGGCTGGCTTGGCCGCATCGCGGACTACCGCTTCACCGATGTGGCTCCCACCTTCCTGCGACGGGCCCAGAGGGACCTGAAGAGCGTCGCGCCCGGACTGCCCGTCAGCTTCCAGGCCCTGGACATGAACCGGCCCCTCGGGGACCAGGGCATCGAAGCGGCGAGCCTGGACGCCATCGTCGGGATCAATGTGCTGCATGTGGCCCAGGATCTGGAAGCCACCCTGCGGGACCTACGTGGCCGCCTGAAGCCCGGCGGCCGCCTGGTCCTGGGCGAATGCCTGAAACCCACCCTGGATGCCCCCCTCTACCTGGAATTCTTCTTCAGCTTCATCAAGAGCTTCACGGAGGTGAAACTCGACCCGCGCTGGCGCCCCCGCCACGGTTTCCTCACCCCCGAAGCCTGGCGCGAGGCCCTGGGTCACGCGGGCTTCTCGCGGGTCGAGTGCATCCCCCCGCCCCGCCCCCTGATGGACCAGCACCCCAGCTTCACCGTGGGCGCCATGTCCGCCTTCGCCTGA
- a CDS encoding ribose-phosphate pyrophosphokinase, producing MFGEMKVFSGSSHPDLARGIATHMGMPLGKLKVTRFSNENIKVKVEENVRESDVFVIQTSCPPVSDNLLELLILIDALKFASAARITAVLPYFPYARSDKKDEARISITARLVADLLETAGADRVLTMTLHAPQILGFFRKPADQLLATPILTNYFKTKDLSNAVVVATDAGAAKFAGHFAKRLSVPMAIIDKRRFDDSEKAQSVALIGDAKGKDAIIYDDEIATGGSIKEAARILREFGARTVRVGVTHPVLSGNALETLTSANLDELVVTDSIPISPERAKALPNLRVLSTAALFGDAILRIHGGRSISEMMD from the coding sequence ATGTTCGGCGAGATGAAGGTCTTTTCCGGGAGCAGCCACCCGGACTTGGCGAGAGGCATCGCCACGCACATGGGCATGCCCCTCGGCAAGCTGAAGGTCACCCGGTTCTCCAACGAGAACATCAAGGTGAAGGTCGAGGAGAATGTCCGCGAATCGGATGTCTTCGTGATCCAGACCTCCTGCCCGCCCGTCAGCGACAACCTGCTGGAGCTGCTGATCCTCATCGACGCCCTGAAGTTCGCGTCCGCGGCCCGCATCACGGCGGTGCTGCCCTACTTTCCCTATGCCCGTAGCGACAAGAAGGACGAGGCGCGCATCTCCATCACGGCCCGCCTGGTGGCCGACCTGCTGGAGACCGCCGGGGCCGACCGCGTGCTCACGATGACCCTGCACGCCCCGCAGATCCTGGGCTTCTTCCGGAAGCCCGCAGACCAACTCCTGGCCACGCCCATCCTCACCAACTACTTCAAGACCAAGGATCTCTCCAATGCCGTGGTGGTGGCCACAGATGCCGGAGCGGCCAAGTTCGCCGGCCACTTCGCCAAGCGGCTGTCCGTGCCCATGGCCATCATCGACAAGCGCCGCTTCGATGACTCCGAGAAGGCCCAGAGCGTGGCCCTGATCGGCGACGCGAAGGGCAAGGACGCCATCATCTACGACGACGAGATCGCCACGGGCGGCTCCATCAAGGAGGCGGCCCGCATCCTCCGCGAGTTCGGTGCCCGCACGGTGCGCGTGGGCGTCACCCACCCGGTGCTCTCCGGCAACGCACTGGAGACCCTCACTTCCGCCAACCTGGATGAGCTGGTGGTCACCGACAGCATTCCGATCTCGCCCGAACGCGCCAAGGCCCTTCCGAACCTGCGGGTGCTTTCCACCGCCGCCCTCTTCGGGGATGCCATCCTTCGCATCCACGGGGGCCGCAGCATCAGTGAGATGATGGACTGA
- a CDS encoding DinB family protein, with translation MPLSQALLPEFQHEMASLRRVIERIPAGRMDYRPHPKSFTLGDLANHLVTIPGWTISTLTRTELDFGLPETRASQPKPSDTVEGLLRTLDQGVEGALEVLAKTPDEAFQVVWTLKNEGVVILAMPRAAVYRSFVMNHLIHHRAQLAVYLRLLDVPVPSIYGPSADES, from the coding sequence ATGCCGCTCTCCCAAGCCCTCCTCCCCGAGTTCCAGCACGAAATGGCGAGCCTCCGCCGCGTGATCGAGCGGATCCCCGCCGGCCGGATGGACTACCGCCCCCACCCCAAGTCCTTCACGCTGGGCGACCTAGCGAATCACCTGGTCACGATTCCCGGCTGGACCATCAGCACCCTGACCCGCACCGAGCTGGATTTCGGCCTGCCCGAGACCCGCGCCAGCCAGCCGAAGCCGAGCGACACCGTCGAGGGGCTGCTCCGGACCCTGGACCAGGGCGTGGAGGGGGCGCTGGAAGTCCTGGCCAAGACCCCGGATGAGGCCTTCCAGGTGGTCTGGACCCTCAAGAACGAGGGCGTGGTGATCCTGGCCATGCCGCGCGCCGCGGTCTACCGCAGCTTCGTGATGAACCATCTCATCCATCACCGGGCCCAGCTCGCCGTCTATCTCCGCCTGCTGGATGTGCCGGTCCCCTCCATCTACGGCCCCAGCGCCGACGAAAGCTGA